In Leuconostoc kimchii IMSNU 11154, one genomic interval encodes:
- a CDS encoding putative HNHc nuclease — protein MKIFQAYPTKKAGNEIIFRFEDETSANQFLATYQLFKQTLVEIQVTDDREISSKQRKFIYALFRDISNWSGDMPEYVKQMFKMWFEQWKDLDEFSLRDVEKSVAAELITFMLDFVAEHDVPLSFKPLDALEPDEIKHWEYKALIEGFDVIDGSRPVELAHGEHAVGMGRDRNAISNVGNTVFSLSHAHHMELHSVGLSEFKSKYHINGVLVTPEILKELEIRGRKFGKS, from the coding sequence ATGAAAATTTTTCAAGCGTACCCAACTAAAAAAGCGGGTAATGAAATCATATTTAGATTTGAAGATGAAACAAGCGCTAATCAATTCTTGGCAACCTATCAGTTGTTTAAACAGACATTAGTTGAGATACAAGTGACTGATGACCGTGAGATTAGCAGCAAGCAACGCAAATTCATATACGCACTGTTCCGTGACATCTCTAATTGGTCAGGCGACATGCCGGAATACGTCAAGCAAATGTTTAAGATGTGGTTCGAGCAATGGAAGGACTTAGACGAGTTCTCGTTACGAGATGTCGAAAAATCAGTAGCAGCGGAGCTCATCACATTCATGTTGGACTTTGTGGCAGAACACGATGTGCCATTGAGTTTTAAGCCACTAGATGCGTTAGAACCCGATGAAATAAAACATTGGGAGTACAAGGCTCTGATTGAGGGTTTTGATGTTATTGACGGTTCACGACCAGTTGAGCTAGCTCACGGCGAACACGCGGTTGGCATGGGACGAGATAGAAACGCCATCAGTAACGTTGGCAACACGGTGTTTAGTTTGAGCCACGCGCATCATATGGAGTTGCACAGCGTTGGACTGTCAGAATTTAAAAGTAAATATCACATTAACGGCGTGTTGGTCACGCCAGAAATATTAAAAGAACTAGAAATCAGAGGACGGAAATTTGGAAAATCATAA
- a CDS encoding dTDP-glucose pyrophosphorylase, with protein sequence MEKVTLGLTVLKPLTLNKYIEAERKNKFIAAKLKKQGTLYARSIFLQAMVDGVAFNWPCKLKFDWYLPDKRIDPDNWAFTQKFIFDGMQKAITHRRPFLDNDNFKNINGFDHDFYIDKAEPRVEIYEIEART encoded by the coding sequence ATGGAAAAAGTTACGTTAGGGTTAACGGTTTTGAAACCATTGACACTAAACAAATATATTGAAGCTGAAAGAAAGAATAAATTCATTGCAGCTAAGTTGAAAAAGCAAGGGACTTTGTATGCAAGATCAATATTTCTTCAAGCAATGGTCGATGGCGTGGCATTTAATTGGCCGTGCAAATTAAAGTTTGACTGGTATTTACCAGACAAGAGAATTGACCCAGACAACTGGGCATTTACACAAAAATTTATATTTGATGGCATGCAAAAGGCCATCACGCACAGACGTCCGTTTCTGGATAATGACAATTTTAAAAACATCAACGGATTTGACCACGATTTTTACATCGACAAAGCCGAGCCAAGAGTTGAAATTTACGAAATAGAGGCAAGAACATGA
- a CDS encoding N-6 DNA methylase, with translation MMIKTASKTIHEIFGVKESFKLPDEMMKIVLDKEKRETAMMRYLDEYTRDLSYDGFHEYYEEEQAERKKNKQDFTPDSISDILSKIVGTSNSYYEPTAGTGGMLIRKWHQDQMATSPFDYKPSNYLFFAEELSDRALPFLIFNLAIRGINAAVVHGDVLTREARGVFFIQNDNDDFLGFSSVNIMPYSDEVKKYFGIQKWEGEKYEAHIESELNTYGIFDI, from the coding sequence ATGATGATTAAAACAGCCAGTAAAACAATACACGAGATATTTGGAGTTAAAGAGTCGTTTAAACTACCAGATGAAATGATGAAGATCGTTCTCGACAAAGAAAAACGTGAAACGGCAATGATGAGATATTTAGACGAATATACTAGAGATTTATCATATGACGGATTTCATGAATATTACGAAGAGGAACAGGCGGAACGGAAGAAAAACAAACAAGATTTTACGCCTGATTCAATATCAGATATATTGTCAAAGATTGTCGGCACTAGTAACAGTTACTACGAACCAACAGCTGGAACAGGTGGCATGCTAATCAGAAAATGGCATCAAGACCAAATGGCTACTAGTCCGTTTGATTACAAGCCGTCTAATTACCTGTTCTTCGCGGAAGAATTGTCAGACAGGGCGCTACCATTCTTGATTTTTAACCTAGCAATACGCGGAATAAACGCTGCCGTGGTACACGGTGATGTGTTGACCAGAGAAGCGCGTGGCGTTTTCTTTATTCAAAATGATAATGATGACTTTTTGGGTTTTTCAAGCGTGAATATCATGCCCTATTCTGATGAAGTCAAAAAATATTTCGGTATTCAAAAATGGGAAGGCGAGAAATACGAAGCGCATATAGAAAGTGAGTTAAACACATATGGAATATTTGACATCTGA
- a CDS encoding site-specific integrase: MEYLTSDVEVESLKQKIVSSVSKMKFWEYFEWFAVNYKKDFVTKVTYCKYQLTKKWLENNLHELKLTDLENNRQVLQFMLDEYGKTRQHQTVTDFKNLIYSSLNYAVDDGFITGFSKTNIVIHSVENSWSPEKRSDKKNEKKWLDMKEFVGFKNYLDFKLEEVLNKEPIFKNGPISEQTYLMILAVAIHTGARISEVMGIQISDVSDGKLSINKTWNYKTRTGGFMPTKNLSSIRTVNIDPTIEKLLFEYHEYSEKNNLSDSDLPLLHEKDKHIFNSTVNEKLHQYLKLRGIGAISVHKLRHSYISTLISNGIQINYIAKQVGHSNTDMINKIYGHLQKEIEDREVDKVKLVFA, encoded by the coding sequence ATGGAATATTTGACATCTGATGTTGAAGTTGAAAGTTTAAAACAGAAAATAGTATCATCTGTTAGCAAGATGAAATTTTGGGAATATTTTGAATGGTTTGCAGTAAATTACAAAAAGGATTTCGTGACTAAAGTTACTTATTGCAAGTACCAACTTACAAAAAAGTGGTTGGAAAATAATTTACACGAGTTGAAGTTAACTGATTTAGAGAATAATCGGCAAGTATTGCAGTTTATGTTAGATGAGTACGGAAAGACAAGACAACATCAAACAGTAACTGATTTTAAAAACTTGATATATTCATCACTGAATTATGCGGTTGATGACGGTTTCATCACTGGATTTAGTAAGACAAACATTGTCATTCACTCAGTTGAAAACAGTTGGAGTCCTGAAAAACGTTCCGACAAAAAGAACGAAAAGAAATGGCTAGATATGAAGGAGTTCGTGGGATTTAAAAATTATTTGGATTTCAAACTAGAAGAAGTATTAAACAAGGAACCAATATTTAAAAATGGTCCAATATCTGAGCAAACCTACTTGATGATACTAGCGGTTGCAATTCATACAGGGGCACGTATTAGTGAGGTTATGGGAATTCAAATATCTGATGTTTCTGATGGCAAATTGTCAATTAATAAGACGTGGAATTACAAGACCAGAACAGGCGGCTTTATGCCGACAAAAAATCTGTCCAGCATTCGCACCGTAAATATTGATCCAACAATCGAAAAACTATTATTCGAATATCATGAGTATTCAGAAAAAAATAATCTTAGCGATAGCGACTTACCACTACTTCATGAGAAAGATAAGCATATCTTTAATTCAACAGTCAACGAGAAGTTGCACCAATATTTGAAATTGAGAGGCATTGGCGCGATTTCAGTACACAAATTGCGCCACAGCTACATCTCAACACTAATCTCAAACGGCATTCAAATAAATTACATTGCTAAGCAGGTTGGGCATTCAAACACGGATATGATCAATAAGATTTATGGTCATCTGCAAAAAGAAATCGAAGATAGAGAAGTCGATAAAGTTAAGTTGGTATTTGCTTAG